In Halobacteroides halobius DSM 5150, the genomic window ATACAGTTAGCTGATGCAGCAAAGGTTAATGGAGTAGTAATTACTTGGTCTCCTTCACCTATCCCAGCAGCAAAACAAGCAGCATGAAGTGCTGCAGTTCCATTAGAGACTGCTACCGCATACTCAGCATCAACATAATCCGCAAACTTCTCTTCAAATTCTTTTATCTTTGGGCCAGTGGTCAAATAATCACTCTTTAGAACTTCAACTACTGCATTTATATCGTCATCATCAATCCACTGTTTACCATAAGGGATAAATTTACTCGTCATTAATATCACCTCCATCCTATTCTGTGTCTGTATTCTGTGTCTGTATTCTGTGTCTGTGGCAGTAATTTGTAGTCTGTAGTTTGTAAAAATCAAAACCTCTAACTGCAAAGAAACTCTATACTTTTTACTAATAAAATTTTAATTTTATGATTTTTACAGACCACTAACACAAACACAGACCACTAACACACATAACTGACACTAATTTATAACGCTTTGATAAGTCCAGTTAACATTTTACTTATATTGTCTAATCTTTTTCTTAGTTCTAAATACTCTTCTTTACTTATATAACCTAGATCCCTTGCTAATAACAAATGATACTTTAACTCACCTATCGAACCTCTAGCAATTACACTGAATTGTCTATATTCTTGATTACTCTTTCTATAATTACCCTCCATCAAATTAGCATTAACCGATGAACTAGCTCTTCTTATCTGTGATACAAGTTCAAACTTCTCCTCTTGAGGAAAAGACTTCGTAATTTGATATAAATCTATTGTTAATTTATGAGCTTTTTGAAAAACATCTAAATCCTCAACAGATTTTATCATATATATCCCTCCTGATTATATAAATGATTTTTAATCATAGTATAACCAGAAAAGTAAATTTAATCCTCAATTGTCTCTTTACTAACACCAGTCACTGACACTGACTACTAACCACCGGCACTGACTACTGACACGGACTACTGATAGCTCACGACTCACAGCTCTCTTATAATTCCCCTCATCTCTTCAATACTAATCCACTCATCATTCTTATCACTTCTATACTCAAATCCTTCTTCCAAAGCTTGGCCATCATCATGATTATTTTTACCCCACCAATTAAATTCCGGTTGAATAATATAATGATCATCAAATTCTAAAGTATGT contains:
- a CDS encoding four helix bundle protein; translated protein: MIKSVEDLDVFQKAHKLTIDLYQITKSFPQEEKFELVSQIRRASSSVNANLMEGNYRKSNQEYRQFSVIARGSIGELKYHLLLARDLGYISKEEYLELRKRLDNISKMLTGLIKAL